In one window of Hymenobacter nivis DNA:
- a CDS encoding GNAT family N-acetyltransferase, with amino-acid sequence MDIRPIPFAATYPLRHQVLWPGKPMAYCHLPDDPLGHHFGVFQNEELVAVISLFVPGPLAQFRKFATRPDCQGQGLGTALLRHVFAEAARLGAQRIWCSARLATLPFYERFGLGPDGPFFQKEGIPYVRLQKDLP; translated from the coding sequence ATGGACATCCGGCCCATTCCCTTCGCCGCTACTTATCCACTGCGCCACCAAGTGCTGTGGCCCGGTAAACCAATGGCGTACTGCCACTTGCCCGACGACCCACTTGGGCACCACTTCGGCGTGTTTCAGAATGAGGAGCTGGTGGCAGTGATTTCGCTGTTCGTGCCGGGGCCCCTGGCGCAGTTCCGCAAGTTTGCCACCCGGCCCGATTGCCAGGGCCAGGGGCTGGGCACGGCCTTGCTGCGCCACGTTTTCGCAGAAGCGGCCCGGCTGGGGGCCCAGCGTATTTGGTGCAGCGCCCGGCTGGCTACGCTGCCGTTCTACGAGCGGTTCGGCCTGGGGCCCGACGGGCCGTTTTTTCAGAAGGAGGGTATTCCTTACGTACGGCTGCAGAAAGATTTGCCGTAG
- a CDS encoding FlgD immunoglobulin-like domain containing protein gives MTSIIDGASGWSQSHYAQLQRNTLTGASVAGPDGRWSFDAQATRATITSARIGPAQEWKTLLHQVTRGNGTGSFRLRLLGIDANGVTKELNANVPSSRFSLAGISAVDYPYLQLELSVDDPNGVAPQLREWLVLYTGVPEGIVRRDLVPAATYAPAALLAQATGTGKLAFPVQFENVSALPFGAPMRVKTEVFDSNTNTQVASVVQTVTAPLQPDAILTQNVEVPLTGKFGNLSTRVTFNPLPVAPTDPKALPELTHVNNELNLAPFQVGNTSVPPVLDVAFDGRHILNGEIVSPRPVVSIQLTDTDKLRPLADASAFTVYLQAGTGPATAVNVLGPDATFRVQTTAAGSTAYLDYHPGRTAPLPDGTYTLRAQGRNTANLSAAAQEFQVKFTVVNASQITNVYPYPNPVTSKARFVFTVTGQELPRNMKIQIMTLTGRVVREIFMGELGALHLGNNLTDFAWDGTDQYGDRLANGTYLYRVSLDDPDGKFSQRATSGDQAFKNDWGKLVLLR, from the coding sequence GTGACGAGTATAATTGACGGGGCCAGCGGCTGGTCGCAGAGCCACTACGCCCAGTTGCAGCGCAATACCCTGACCGGCGCGAGCGTGGCGGGCCCCGACGGCCGCTGGTCGTTTGATGCGCAAGCCACGCGGGCCACCATCACCTCGGCCCGCATTGGCCCGGCGCAGGAGTGGAAAACGCTGCTGCACCAGGTAACGCGCGGCAACGGTACGGGCAGCTTCCGGCTGCGCCTGCTGGGCATCGACGCCAACGGTGTGACCAAAGAGCTAAACGCCAACGTGCCGTCGTCGCGGTTTTCGCTGGCCGGCATTTCGGCCGTCGACTACCCGTACTTGCAGCTGGAGCTGAGCGTGGACGATCCCAACGGCGTGGCCCCGCAGCTGCGCGAGTGGCTGGTGCTCTACACCGGCGTGCCCGAGGGCATCGTGCGACGCGACCTGGTACCGGCTGCCACCTACGCCCCCGCCGCGCTGCTGGCTCAAGCCACCGGCACTGGCAAGCTGGCCTTCCCGGTGCAGTTCGAGAACGTGTCGGCGCTGCCCTTTGGGGCCCCGATGCGGGTGAAAACGGAGGTGTTCGACAGCAACACCAACACCCAGGTGGCGTCGGTGGTCCAGACCGTAACGGCGCCCTTGCAGCCCGACGCCATCCTGACCCAAAACGTGGAAGTGCCCCTCACCGGCAAGTTCGGGAATCTGTCCACGCGGGTGACGTTCAACCCGTTGCCCGTAGCCCCCACCGACCCCAAGGCCCTGCCCGAGCTCACGCACGTCAACAACGAGCTGAACCTGGCGCCCTTCCAGGTGGGCAACACCAGCGTGCCGCCGGTGCTCGACGTGGCCTTCGACGGCCGCCACATCCTGAACGGCGAAATCGTGTCGCCGCGCCCCGTGGTCAGCATCCAGCTCACCGATACCGACAAGCTGCGGCCCCTGGCCGATGCCTCGGCCTTCACCGTGTACCTGCAAGCGGGCACCGGCCCGGCCACGGCCGTGAACGTGCTGGGCCCCGACGCCACCTTCCGTGTGCAAACCACTGCGGCCGGTAGCACCGCCTACCTCGACTATCACCCCGGCCGTACCGCCCCGCTGCCCGACGGCACCTATACCCTGCGCGCGCAGGGCCGCAATACGGCCAACCTCAGCGCCGCGGCCCAGGAATTCCAGGTGAAATTCACGGTCGTGAACGCCTCGCAAATCACTAACGTGTACCCGTATCCGAACCCGGTGACGAGCAAGGCGCGTTTCGTGTTCACGGTGACAGGCCAGGAGCTGCCGCGCAACATGAAAATCCAAATCATGACCCTGACGGGCCGCGTGGTGCGCGAGATTTTCATGGGCGAGCTGGGGGCCTTGCACCTGGGCAACAACCTCACCGATTTCGCCTGGGACGGTACCGACCAGTACGGCGACCGCCTCGCCAACGGCACCTATCTCTACCGCGTCAGCCTCGACGACCCGGACGGTAAGTTCTCGCAGCGCGCCACCAGCGGCGACCAAGCCTTCAAGAACGACTGGGGCAAACTGGTGCTACTGCGGTAA
- a CDS encoding IS630 family transposase, translated as MNVELTVSERQHLRQLQKQRRDDEGYVKVTVVLMLDAGRGLATVAQDLGLDETTVYRYVRAFTDLGLEKYLAHEQPGYWGLLCSAQLAHLCREVNTTLYTDCKAIQAWLLRTYQVTYSLSGLTDLLHRLGFTYKLTTPVPCQADAAAQADFLDELVVLEAHVERGEAVLYYADAAHPTHNTRCTRAWCAVGQERPLLTVSGRERVNLNAALNAYEPTQVVLDETACVNAQSTRRLYEQLLAAHPDKARIYVVCDNARYYKNKELRVWLADKPICQVFLPPYSPNLNLIERFWKYLRQKIINSTFYRTKGQFKKAVLNFFDRLPEFGQDLTSLLTRKYHILDAQPSS; from the coding sequence ATGAACGTGGAGTTGACCGTTTCCGAGCGCCAGCACTTGCGCCAGTTGCAGAAGCAACGACGCGATGACGAGGGGTACGTGAAGGTCACGGTCGTGCTGATGCTCGACGCGGGCCGTGGCCTGGCGACGGTGGCTCAGGATTTGGGCCTGGACGAGACGACGGTCTACCGCTACGTGCGGGCGTTTACCGACCTGGGCCTGGAAAAGTACCTGGCCCACGAGCAGCCGGGCTACTGGGGCCTGCTGTGCAGTGCCCAACTCGCCCACTTGTGCCGGGAAGTCAACACGACGCTCTACACCGATTGCAAAGCCATACAGGCGTGGCTGTTGCGCACCTACCAAGTGACCTATTCGCTTTCCGGCCTGACGGACTTGCTCCACCGCCTGGGCTTTACCTACAAGCTGACCACCCCCGTGCCCTGCCAGGCCGATGCGGCCGCGCAAGCTGATTTTCTGGACGAGTTGGTCGTGCTTGAAGCCCACGTTGAGCGGGGCGAGGCGGTGCTCTATTACGCCGATGCGGCCCATCCGACCCACAACACGCGTTGCACCCGCGCCTGGTGCGCCGTGGGCCAGGAACGCCCCCTGCTCACGGTCAGCGGCCGCGAGCGGGTGAACCTGAACGCGGCCCTGAACGCCTACGAACCGACGCAGGTGGTGCTCGACGAAACCGCGTGCGTCAACGCGCAGAGCACCCGGCGACTCTACGAGCAGCTGCTGGCCGCCCACCCCGACAAGGCCCGCATTTACGTCGTGTGCGACAACGCCCGCTACTATAAAAACAAGGAATTGCGGGTCTGGCTGGCCGACAAGCCCATCTGCCAGGTGTTTTTGCCCCCTTACTCGCCCAATCTGAACCTGATTGAGCGCTTCTGGAAATACCTGCGCCAGAAGATTATCAACTCCACCTTCTACCGCACCAAGGGCCAGTTCAAAAAGGCCGTGCTCAACTTCTTTGACCGGCTCCCCGAGTTTGGCCAAGACCTCACGTCCCTACTAACCCGGAAATATCATATTCTCGACGCGCAACCCTCTTCGTGA
- a CDS encoding C25 family cysteine peptidase yields MKQLNTRKLVQWTACVWLLLLLGGGAARAQSGPYGNEWIVPGQAYYKIKITRDALYRLDYDYLTKAGLGNGLDPSRLQLWRRGKELAVYQGGAPATFDASTYLEFYGQRNDGVLDRDLYKVNSDQPHQLYSFYTDTAAYFLTYPGPTGPQGRRMAESQSAGGGAPHAWWLYAPAQAITTTYVEDPVGPNQVTFLPWLGSSEGFRSSTIPGGRNGNGIFDGVVGGLRGVPGTGPAPAPTIEVGLGGGTLVPHFTQVSVANPANPTVFRTLGTVTYNNYDNVTRRFTLLRSDVGPDGTVRIRCSVPVTSTSSSTRDAFRVSFLRAVVPQASRWFKGGPQFFRSDSTLSAPATFEVDSLPATARGYDVHDPWNVQRIAPAAAQTLGALGQRFVFLSATAAQSRRLLLADAAAAEVPAAPRRMVFRTLNARATFAIVTHPQVYGASKAPRQYAGYRASAAGGAYDTLVVTAPQLYDQFHYGERSWLALRHFSLWLVAGAPANPNRYLLLLGKGIVPSESAYQGRLFRTNGEMGFDLIPTSSRAVSDNMISADFRAGDYRAKIRTGRLTVVNEQQVLTYLAKLKEYEALGLAPWRKNVLHLVAGTDKLESDDFRATMDRGKVRVERPFFGGTVTTRQVASTLPVPVNIATELNAGLALITYFGHGSNNDFLLDFGTPADAGSGYTNAGKYPMLFLNGCAGNHTFTTGYTRVEDWLFNVPSAGALGSLGEYGFSYPDRLSISQDTIYRLLLNDPIYYGKPITAVHDELVARLQKLAYFKDDVGIEQLLGTGWQGDPALTLYAPAKPDFVASSAALAVASANPPTDVTAASPSFLLNIGMSNPGKVTFDKVEIRVTRSYVGTSRPDDVYTQVFRQAFRRDTVYAFPITNIVVGGVNVFGNNQFTVELDYQKKVAELDETNNTATLSYTFLQGGVTVLNPPEFAIVPTRTPRLVAQTNDPNGPARLFNVELDTTAAFNSPLVQRTDLTAPLLISWRPTLPAIAGRDSVVWYWRVRFATAAVGEDGRWATSSFRVYSSRRGLRVENMIFPG; encoded by the coding sequence ATGAAACAACTCAATACCCGCAAACTGGTGCAATGGACGGCGTGTGTCTGGCTGCTGCTGCTGCTGGGCGGCGGCGCGGCCCGGGCGCAGTCGGGGCCCTATGGCAACGAATGGATTGTGCCGGGCCAGGCATACTACAAGATAAAAATCACCCGCGATGCCCTCTACCGCCTCGACTACGACTACCTGACCAAAGCCGGCCTCGGCAACGGCCTCGACCCCAGCCGGTTGCAGCTATGGCGGCGCGGCAAGGAGCTGGCCGTGTACCAGGGCGGGGCCCCCGCCACGTTCGACGCCAGCACGTACCTGGAGTTCTACGGCCAGCGCAACGACGGCGTGCTCGACCGTGACCTCTATAAGGTCAACAGCGACCAGCCCCACCAGCTTTACAGCTTCTACACCGACACGGCCGCGTACTTCCTGACCTACCCGGGCCCCACGGGCCCCCAGGGCCGGCGTATGGCCGAGTCGCAGTCGGCCGGCGGGGGCGCGCCCCATGCGTGGTGGCTATACGCCCCCGCCCAGGCCATCACCACTACCTACGTGGAAGACCCCGTGGGGCCCAACCAAGTCACGTTTCTACCGTGGCTGGGGTCGAGCGAGGGCTTTCGCTCCAGCACCATCCCAGGGGGGAGGAATGGCAATGGCATTTTCGACGGCGTAGTGGGCGGGCTGCGCGGCGTGCCGGGCACGGGGCCCGCGCCGGCCCCCACCATCGAGGTGGGCCTGGGCGGTGGCACGCTGGTGCCGCACTTCACCCAGGTATCGGTGGCCAACCCGGCGAATCCCACCGTGTTTCGCACGCTAGGTACCGTTACGTATAATAACTACGACAACGTGACGCGCCGTTTCACGCTGCTGCGCTCCGACGTAGGGCCCGACGGCACGGTGCGCATCCGGTGCTCGGTGCCCGTCACCAGCACCAGTAGTTCCACCCGCGACGCCTTCCGGGTGTCGTTCCTGCGGGCGGTGGTGCCGCAGGCCAGCCGCTGGTTTAAAGGCGGGCCCCAGTTCTTTCGCAGCGATTCCACGCTGAGCGCCCCGGCCACGTTTGAGGTGGACAGCCTGCCGGCCACCGCGCGCGGCTACGACGTGCACGACCCCTGGAACGTGCAGCGCATCGCGCCCGCCGCTGCCCAAACCCTGGGGGCCCTGGGCCAGCGCTTCGTGTTTCTGAGCGCCACCGCCGCGCAGTCGCGCCGCCTGCTGCTGGCCGATGCGGCCGCCGCTGAGGTGCCGGCCGCGCCCCGCCGCATGGTGTTCCGCACCCTCAACGCCCGGGCCACCTTCGCCATCGTCACGCACCCGCAGGTGTACGGCGCCTCCAAGGCGCCGCGGCAGTACGCGGGCTACCGGGCTTCGGCGGCCGGCGGGGCCTACGACACGCTGGTGGTGACGGCCCCGCAGCTCTACGACCAGTTCCACTACGGCGAGCGGTCGTGGCTGGCACTGCGCCACTTTAGCCTGTGGCTGGTGGCCGGGGCCCCCGCCAACCCCAACCGCTACCTGCTGCTGCTGGGTAAGGGCATCGTGCCCAGCGAATCGGCTTACCAAGGCCGCCTTTTCCGTACCAACGGCGAAATGGGCTTCGATCTGATTCCCACCAGCTCGCGGGCCGTGTCGGACAACATGATTTCGGCCGATTTCCGGGCTGGCGACTACCGGGCCAAGATTCGCACCGGCCGCCTCACGGTCGTCAACGAGCAGCAGGTGCTCACCTATTTAGCTAAGCTAAAAGAGTACGAAGCGCTGGGCTTGGCCCCGTGGCGCAAAAATGTGCTGCACCTGGTGGCGGGCACTGATAAGCTGGAGTCCGACGATTTCCGGGCCACGATGGACCGCGGCAAGGTGCGGGTGGAGCGGCCCTTTTTCGGGGGCACCGTTACGACCCGCCAAGTGGCCAGTACGCTGCCCGTGCCCGTCAACATTGCCACCGAGCTGAACGCGGGCCTCGCACTCATCACGTATTTCGGCCACGGCTCCAACAACGATTTCCTGCTCGACTTTGGCACGCCCGCCGACGCGGGCAGTGGCTACACCAACGCCGGTAAGTATCCGATGCTTTTCCTGAACGGCTGCGCGGGCAACCACACCTTCACCACCGGCTACACCCGCGTTGAGGATTGGCTCTTCAACGTGCCCAGCGCCGGGGCCCTGGGCTCGCTCGGCGAGTACGGCTTTAGCTACCCCGACCGGCTTTCGATTTCGCAGGATACGATTTACCGGCTGCTGCTTAACGACCCCATTTACTACGGCAAGCCCATCACGGCCGTGCACGACGAGCTGGTAGCACGGCTCCAGAAACTGGCGTACTTCAAAGACGACGTGGGCATTGAGCAGCTGCTGGGTACCGGCTGGCAGGGCGACCCCGCGCTGACGCTGTATGCGCCGGCTAAGCCCGACTTTGTGGCCAGCAGCGCGGCCCTGGCCGTGGCCTCGGCTAACCCGCCCACCGACGTGACGGCGGCCTCGCCCTCGTTTCTGCTGAACATCGGGATGAGCAACCCCGGCAAGGTCACCTTCGATAAGGTGGAAATCCGCGTGACCCGCAGCTACGTGGGCACCAGCCGGCCCGACGACGTGTACACGCAGGTGTTCCGGCAGGCGTTCCGGCGCGACACGGTGTACGCTTTTCCCATCACCAACATTGTGGTAGGCGGCGTGAACGTATTCGGCAACAACCAGTTCACGGTGGAGCTGGACTACCAGAAGAAGGTGGCCGAGCTGGACGAAACTAACAACACGGCCACGCTCAGCTACACCTTTTTGCAGGGCGGCGTGACGGTGCTCAACCCGCCCGAGTTTGCCATCGTGCCCACCCGCACGCCCCGCCTGGTAGCCCAAACCAACGACCCCAACGGCCCTGCCCGCCTCTTCAACGTGGAGCTGGATACCACCGCGGCCTTCAACAGCCCGCTGGTGCAGCGCACCGACCTCACGGCCCCGCTGCTGATAAGCTGGCGGCCCACGCTGCCCGCTATCGCCGGGCGCGACAGTGTGGTGTGGTACTGGCGCGTGCGCTTCGCCACGGCCGCTGTGGGCGAGGATGGCCGCTGGGCCACCAGTTCGTTCCGCGTATACTCGTCACGAAGAGGGTTGCGCGTCGAGAATATGATATTTCCGGGTTAG